The Selenomonadales bacterium genome has a segment encoding these proteins:
- the pstA gene encoding phosphate ABC transporter permease PstA has translation MSVSVGLTAMLVIFLLAYVLIEGIPNITWELLSGKPSYLTERIGILPDILNTIYIVLATMIIVLPLGVGAAVYLTEYASNQKIVGIIEYAAETLSGIPSIIYGLVGMLLFSNNMGTCLMAGALTLVIMNLPTIMRTTQESLKTVPQSYREGAFGLGAGKWRVIRTVVLPSCVDGIVTGCILSVGRIMGESAALLFTAGFAHSLNGLIHGLTSPGATLTVALYVYAKEQGEFGVAFAIAAILMILTVLINFAATFVQNHFTKRRSL, from the coding sequence ATGTCGGTATCAGTCGGACTGACAGCCATGTTGGTCATATTTCTTTTGGCATATGTCTTGATAGAGGGCATTCCGAATATTACTTGGGAGCTGCTGTCCGGTAAGCCAAGTTATTTGACAGAACGCATTGGTATTTTGCCTGATATTTTAAATACGATATATATCGTGTTGGCAACAATGATTATTGTGTTGCCGCTTGGTGTCGGTGCGGCTGTTTATCTGACGGAATATGCTTCTAATCAGAAAATTGTCGGCATCATTGAATATGCGGCAGAAACACTGTCAGGTATTCCGTCTATCATATACGGTCTGGTTGGGATGCTCTTGTTTTCCAATAATATGGGGACTTGTCTGATGGCAGGGGCATTGACATTGGTTATTATGAACCTTCCGACTATTATGCGTACGACACAGGAAAGTCTGAAAACTGTCCCGCAATCATATCGTGAAGGAGCTTTTGGTCTGGGGGCAGGCAAATGGCGTGTGATTCGTACTGTAGTTCTTCCAAGTTGTGTAGACGGTATTGTTACAGGCTGTATCTTATCCGTGGGACGTATTATGGGGGAATCGGCGGCACTTCTTTTTACGGCAGGGTTTGCACACTCCTTGAATGGTCTGATACATGGTCTGACATCACCGGGTGCAACATTGACGGTTGCTCTTTATGTTTATGCAAAAGAACAAGGTGAGTTTGGCGTGGCATTTGCTATTGCAGCGATTTTGATGATTTTGACGGTGTTGATCAACTTTGCGGCGACATTTGTGCAGAATCATTTTACGAAAAGGAGAAGTTTATGA
- the pstC gene encoding phosphate ABC transporter permease subunit PstC: MLIQEKINERQETQSSDSPSILNRYSKNNRYQTMEYIIHGIFLLLGMITVGCVLVIMVYLVISGIPAIREIGVFDFLLGEEWASTAAEARYGILPFILTSIYGTFGAIMLGVPIGFMTAVYLSKLASPQIRSVMQSAVSLLAGIPSVVYGLVGMLVLVPGIRKMFDVPDGASLLAAIIVLAIMILPSIIKMSVTALDAVPKEYEDASLALGATPIETYFKVSVPAAKSGIAAAVVLGVGRAIGEAMAVMMVAGNVPNMPDSLFQSVRFLTTAVASEMAYSSGLQQEALFSIALVLFFFIMLINVTLNFFLKREKE; this comes from the coding sequence TTCAGATTCGCCGTCAATTTTGAATAGATACTCTAAAAACAATCGATATCAGACGATGGAATATATCATTCATGGTATCTTTCTGCTCTTGGGTATGATTACGGTAGGGTGTGTACTGGTGATCATGGTATATTTGGTCATTTCGGGTATTCCTGCCATTCGTGAGATCGGTGTATTTGATTTTTTGCTCGGTGAAGAGTGGGCATCTACTGCTGCCGAAGCCAGATATGGTATCTTACCGTTTATTTTGACCAGTATATACGGGACTTTCGGTGCTATCATGCTTGGTGTTCCGATCGGCTTTATGACGGCTGTTTATTTGTCGAAATTGGCATCTCCGCAAATACGGTCTGTGATGCAGTCTGCTGTCAGTCTGCTTGCGGGGATTCCCTCTGTCGTCTATGGTCTGGTCGGGATGCTGGTGCTGGTTCCCGGTATTCGCAAGATGTTTGATGTACCTGATGGTGCAAGTTTATTGGCGGCGATCATTGTTTTAGCGATCATGATCCTGCCGTCTATTATTAAAATGTCTGTTACAGCACTGGACGCTGTTCCGAAAGAGTATGAAGATGCGTCTTTGGCTCTGGGCGCAACGCCGATCGAAACATATTTCAAAGTGTCTGTGCCTGCCGCTAAAAGCGGTATTGCCGCGGCTGTCGTTCTTGGGGTAGGACGTGCGATCGGGGAAGCTATGGCAGTCATGATGGTTGCGGGAAATGTGCCCAATATGCCTGATTCGCTGTTTCAGAGTGTACGTTTTTTGACTACTGCCGTAGCAAGCGAGATGGCTTATTCGAGTGGATTACAGCAAGAAGCGTTGTTTTCGATCGCTTTGGTATTGTTCTTTTTTATCATGCTGATCAATGTCACTTTGAATTTCTTTCTTAAGAGAGAAAAGGAGTAG